A region of the Mycobacterium sp. NBC_00419 genome:
CCTTCGCGGCCGCCACCACCGCCGACGCCATCGGGCGAACGCTGCTCATCGGCGGTGACGACACCCACCGCCTGGTCCAGGGCGAGGTATCGTCGGCCATCACCGCGGCGATGGGCCTGGTGGGCGCAACTGCCAAGGGCCGCAAGGGAAATCCGGACGATGATGACGGCTGGTTCGCCACCGACTGGATGGACTCCAGTGCATCCCAGGAGCTGCTCGGCTTCCAGCATCATTCGTGGCCAGACATCCTCAAAGAGACCGCCGACAAGACCGGCTGGAAGCGGCCGCTGTTCCGGTTGGCGGCACCGCTGGCCCATGAGTACCTCAAACGCCAGTCGCCGTACTACCGAAAGCCCGGCGGCTACGCCGATCCGTGGGGGACCGTGAAAAACAAGTGGGGACGATTCGAGGCGGACACAGCATGAGTGCACAACGGGTAGCGGTCATCATCGGCGGAGCGTCCGGGATCGGCTGGGCGACGGCCAAGAAGCTCGCCGGCGAAGGCGCTCGGGTGACGATCGCCGACCGCAACACCGAACTGGCGGCACAGCGGGCCACCGAACTCGGCGAGCCGCACGGGTGGGCCCCGGTGGAAGTGACCGACGAGGCCACCGTAGCCACCCTGTTCGACGACGTGGTGGCGCGCGAGGGCGGCCTGCACGTGGTGGTCAACTGCGCCGGATTCAGCGGATTCGGTGTCATCACCGAGCTGGACGCCGCCGACTTCAGGTCGGTGATCGACGTCTGCCTCAACGGGGCCTTCCTGGTGATCAAGCACGCCGGCAGACACCTCGGTGATGGCGGCACGCTGGTGTCGCTGACCTCGCTGAACGCCCGCCAGCCGGCCATCGGGATGAGTGCGTACTGCTCGGCCAAGGCCGGGTTGTCGATGCTCACCCAGGTGGCCGCACTCGAACTCGGGCCGCGCGGCATCCGGGTCAACGCGGTGGCACCCGGCTTCGTGCACACGCCGCTCACCGAGGGTGCCGCCGCGGTCCCCGGCGTGGTCGAGGAGTACGTCGAGAACACCGCGCTGGGGCGGCCCGGCACACCGGAGGACATCGCCGAGGCGGTGGCGTTCCTGTGCTCGCCCCAGTCGGCGTGGATGACCGGTGAGATCCTCGACCTCAACGGCGGGGCGCACCTCAAGCGGTACCCGGACATCAACGCGCACTTGCAGCGTCTGATGAATTCCTAGCCCTCTCAGGGGCTAGTGTTCACCTCGGTGAACACTGAATTCACGCTCACACAGAAGCGCGCGCTGGCGGTCGTCACGGTGGTGGCGCTGCTGTTCGGTGCGTACTTCCTGCGGCACTATTTCATCCTCGTGGTGATCGCCGCGATCGTCGCCTACCTGTTCACCCCGCTGTACGACCGCTGCCGACGACGCTTCAACACCGGCCTGTCGGCCACGCTGACGGTGCTCGCCGCGCTTGCCATCGTCATCATTCCGGTCGGTGCGCTGATAACGCTTGCGGTGTTGCAGATTTCGCACATGGTGGTGCACGTCGCGGATTGGGTGGAGACCGCCGACCTGTCCACACTGGGTGCCAGGGCCATCGAGTTCGTCAACAACCTGCTGGCCAAGCTGCCGTTCGGGCACTTCACCGTCAGCGCAGAATCGCTGCGCACCAGCATGATCAGCGTCTCGCAGAACGTCGGGCAGTGGCTGCTGCATTCGCTTCAGGGTGCCGCGGGCGGGGCGATCGGCGTGATCACCTCGGCGATCATCTTCCTCTACGTCCTGATCTCGTTGCTGACCAATCAGCAGGAGCTGCTCACCCTGATCCGCAGGCTCAACCCGCTGGGCGAAGAAGCCACCGACCTGTATTTGGCGAAGATGGGCGCCATGGTGAAGGGAACCGTCAAGGGACAGTTCATCATCGCCACCGTCCAGGGTGTGCTCGGAGCGGCGTCGATCTACATCGCCGGCTTCCACAACGGGTTCTTCATCTTCGCGATCTTCCTGACCGCGCTGTCGGTCATTCCGCTGGGCAGCGGCATCGTCACCATCCCGTTCGGCATCGGAATGATGTTGTTCGGCAACATCGCCGGCGGCCTGTTCGTGGTGGCGTTCCACATCCTGGCCATCACCAACATCGACAACTTCCTGCGACCGATCCTGGTGCCGCGAGAGGCCCGCCTCGACCCGGCACTGATGCTGCTGGCGGTGTTCTCGGGCCTCGCGATGTTCGGATTCTGGGGGATCGTGCTCGGCCCGGTGCTGATGATTGTGATCGTCACCACCATCTCGGTGTATCTGGCGGTGTACAAAGGTGTGCCGATGACGGTGCACGAGCCGCCGGAGAAGCGCCGCAAGCTGTTTCGGCGCGGGTAAAACCGACCGAATTCCGGGACTTAGGTCCTTGGCTTTGTTTCGTTGTTTCCTGGACAGGACAACGCGGGGCGAGGATCGTACGATTTGTCATGAGTTCAGGCGCGGGGGCGCCTGACTGGGAGATCGGGGGGATCCATGATGACTTATGTGCGCCCATTTGCGCTGTCCGCGGCCTGTTTGGCCACCGCGGTGACCGTGGCAGTGACCACACCGACGGTCACCGATGCTCATCACAGCGTCGCACTCGCAACGCCGACCGTGACGAGTAGCTATGAACTGCTTGCCGATTCGCAGGCGACCCGCGAAGTCGCGTACGGCGACTGGGGCGGACTGTTCGCCGGCTTCGGCGAAATCCTCGGCGGGCTGGGGCTGATGGGGAACAACTATCTGAACGCCAACCAGGCGAGCGTCCTGGCCTTCACCTCCAAGCTTCCGACACTCATGCTCGGGCCGGTGGCGCTCGGCGGCGGCAGACTCGCCAACGCCTACTACTTCGGCTACAACGGATCACCCGCCGGTAATGCCGGCGTCGGGGCCTACGTCATCAGCCAGATAACGACCAATATGTCCCTGACGAATCTGGTCAAGAACTTCGTACTGGGCCTGACGGGCAATATCCCGAAGTTCTACCTCGGGCCGGTCCAGGTGGGCGGTGGCCTGCTGGCGGATGCCTGGTTCAACGGCTACGGCGGCGGCACGGGACCCGGCGGGGTCTACAACTACATCACCGGCAAGACCGGCCTGCCGGCCTCCGCAGGGAAATCCGCGGCCGCCGCCGAGACGTCGGTGGCAGTGGCGGTGCGGGAAGCCGCCGCGCCGACCGGACATTCGGCGCGCGCAACTCACACCGTCCAGGTGCCCCGCGCAGCTCGCGCCGCAGCCGCCACCGCGTCCTCAGCACACCAGGCCGAGGCCTCGGCGACGCCGAAAGCCGCCACCACGCACGGCGGGTCGAAGCGTCCTGCCGCCTAGAGCGGCAGCAGGATGCCCTTGACGCTCGGGTCGGTGGCCAGGAACTGCTGAACCGCCGGGTCCTTGAACGTCGCGACCAGCTTCTTGATGTTGTCGGCATCGGCCCAGCGGCTGCCGATGGTGAGCTGTCCGGCGAACTCGTCGGGCGCGGGCGGGGCGAAGATCTGTTGCTGGAGCGGCACTTTGGCGGCCAGGTAGTACTCGGTGTAGCCGACGGCGGCGTCAAGATCGGGCAATGAGCGTGACTGCGCCGCGAAGTCGAGCAGCGTGAACTTCAGGTTCTTCGGGTTGCCGACGATGTCCTTGCGGGTGGCGGTCCACTTGTCGACGGCCGGGTTCAGCGTGATCAGGCCCGCGCGTTCCAGCAGCCACAGGCCCTGGGCCTCGTTGGCGGGATCGGAGTACAGCGAGACGTTGGCGCCGTCCGGCAGCTGCGAGACGTCACGGTACTTGTCCGACCAGATTCCGAAGCCCCACCGGAATACCGGGGTGGCGGCCTCTTCCCGGAAGTCGGGGTTAGCCTCGAGCACCTGACCGAGCCACAGCTTGTGCTGATAGATGGTGCCGGCGACTTCGCCGTCACTGACCGCGCGGTTGATGGTGTTGCTGTCGGACAGGCCGCGGAAAGCCACCTTGATACCGTGCTTCGGGGCGACCTCGCGGCTGATGTACTCGATCAGCGCCTGCTCGGCGGCGTTGCCCTCGTTGGTCGCCACCACCAGCGTTGCCCCGGGAATCTCGTTGGCGGACTTGGTGTCTCCGAAGAAGAACAACCGTCCCGCGACAACGGCGACAACGACGACAACCAATCCCGCGGCGATCCACACCCATCGACGTCGTTTCTTGATCTCGAACCCGTGGTTGTCGGGACTTTCGACTTCGACTCCGGTGGCGGTCATGCGGTGACGGTTCCTCTCGAACGGATACGTGCGTGGGGGGTGGTGAAGCGGACAAGGACGTCGCCGATGAACTGCACGGCGGCGACGGTGGCGACGAGGATGACGATGGTGGCGAGCATGACGCCCTGGTCGAAGCGCTGGTAGCCGTATGTCACTGCGACATAGCCGATTCCACCGGCACCGATGGTCCCGGCGATCGCGGAGTACTCGATCATCGCGATGATGTTGATCGTCAGGCCGCCGAGAATCGACGGGATCGCCTCGTCGAGCTGGGCGGTGCGGATGATCTGCAGACGCGAGGCTCCCGATGCCCGGGCCACCTTCACCACCGACGGCGGAACGGACCGAAGTGCGTTCTCGACGATGCGGGTGAAGAAGGCGATGCCGGCCAGCGACATCGGCACTACCGCGGCCGCGATGCCGATGTTGGTTCCGGTGATGAAGCGGGTGAACGGCATGATCGCGGCCATCAGGATCAGGAAC
Encoded here:
- a CDS encoding methionine ABC transporter permease, with the protein product MTATLLASAKVPVNELPGLLIPALLDTLIMVGIVMTIVVTVGVPLGALIHNLAPGGLFENPALHTILSWIISIGRSLPFLILMAAIMPFTRFITGTNIGIAAAVVPMSLAGIAFFTRIVENALRSVPPSVVKVARASGASRLQIIRTAQLDEAIPSILGGLTINIIAMIEYSAIAGTIGAGGIGYVAVTYGYQRFDQGVMLATIVILVATVAAVQFIGDVLVRFTTPHARIRSRGTVTA
- a CDS encoding SDR family NAD(P)-dependent oxidoreductase yields the protein MSAQRVAVIIGGASGIGWATAKKLAGEGARVTIADRNTELAAQRATELGEPHGWAPVEVTDEATVATLFDDVVAREGGLHVVVNCAGFSGFGVITELDAADFRSVIDVCLNGAFLVIKHAGRHLGDGGTLVSLTSLNARQPAIGMSAYCSAKAGLSMLTQVAALELGPRGIRVNAVAPGFVHTPLTEGAAAVPGVVEEYVENTALGRPGTPEDIAEAVAFLCSPQSAWMTGEILDLNGGAHLKRYPDINAHLQRLMNS
- a CDS encoding AI-2E family transporter; translation: MNTEFTLTQKRALAVVTVVALLFGAYFLRHYFILVVIAAIVAYLFTPLYDRCRRRFNTGLSATLTVLAALAIVIIPVGALITLAVLQISHMVVHVADWVETADLSTLGARAIEFVNNLLAKLPFGHFTVSAESLRTSMISVSQNVGQWLLHSLQGAAGGAIGVITSAIIFLYVLISLLTNQQELLTLIRRLNPLGEEATDLYLAKMGAMVKGTVKGQFIIATVQGVLGAASIYIAGFHNGFFIFAIFLTALSVIPLGSGIVTIPFGIGMMLFGNIAGGLFVVAFHILAITNIDNFLRPILVPREARLDPALMLLAVFSGLAMFGFWGIVLGPVLMIVIVTTISVYLAVYKGVPMTVHEPPEKRRKLFRRG
- a CDS encoding MetQ/NlpA family ABC transporter substrate-binding protein gives rise to the protein MTATGVEVESPDNHGFEIKKRRRWVWIAAGLVVVVVAVVAGRLFFFGDTKSANEIPGATLVVATNEGNAAEQALIEYISREVAPKHGIKVAFRGLSDSNTINRAVSDGEVAGTIYQHKLWLGQVLEANPDFREEAATPVFRWGFGIWSDKYRDVSQLPDGANVSLYSDPANEAQGLWLLERAGLITLNPAVDKWTATRKDIVGNPKNLKFTLLDFAAQSRSLPDLDAAVGYTEYYLAAKVPLQQQIFAPPAPDEFAGQLTIGSRWADADNIKKLVATFKDPAVQQFLATDPSVKGILLPL